Proteins co-encoded in one Gadus morhua chromosome 6, gadMor3.0, whole genome shotgun sequence genomic window:
- the poc5 gene encoding centrosomal protein POC5 isoform X1: protein MSSDEGAATSPVLPKDSDRGSSVSSELQDEYEELLRFAVVTPKFEGPTSAHMQSWLSTSREAARPSHRMDDVKSQRQAGVIHDVAHDRRSRRVGKTTSSAQMADTHSQSSVCYVEELAAHSSGGTSAGPSDRSRAQAGRSRQTSPDSWESGGTERFISEENVSKVEDILDTWSSHLKSNVLTELRRWRMALVEQHKLELRKERERCGARSAGLSTELSSLKELLQTYETSNQRKDEVIKNLSKALDRQKEKMEAMRAFTTWRIQHSQVKEEAHASKLAQQHYHLQLKRKVWLGWHGLVRRHWKDQVERGCRARAEEVCVRLSADYEARIAEHCDAVEDAQAEIQKLRVERDRYEESMKKAFMRGVCALNMEALTMFQPGEGRPEPPAATAAATAAAAASAAAHHHHLHHHHNAPPPQDELGSSSSAQPHDRPASSVRFSPVHLDPPAHPSHAAHPSHWEAGLMLGSSAPVPGPEASTTVIHSSLPLGSHAGALRQQASGGRVVTAGVGHQKPSKTVTARITARQDFGRIGPSNLHVMSMTPPMSSVIIERHQPVSQINIGPSAAASRHPPSALLGYSLPNVRAQSSSSRTHPSTCHVHSVKVVD, encoded by the exons ATGTCCTCAGACGAGGGGGCAGCAACCAGTCCAGTTCTGCCTAAGGACTCAGATCGGGGTAGCTCAGTGTCCTCCGAGCTACAG GACGAGTACGAGGAGCTTCTTCGCTTTGCTGTCGTCACGCCAAAGTTTGAAGGACCCACTTCTGCTCACATGCAGAGCTGGCTTAGCACCTCGAGAGAAGCTGCTAGACCATCGCATAGAATGGATGACGTGAAATCACAACGCCAAGCAG GGGTCATACATGACGTAGCACATGACCGACGTTCAAGGCGGGTGGGGAAAACAACATCCTCCGCCCAAATGGCGGACACCCACTCACAATCTAGTGTTTGTTATG TGGAGGAGCTTGCAGCCCACTCCTCTGGCGGGACCTCAGCTGGGCCCTCGGACAGGTCCCGGGCGCAGGCAGGAAGGTCCAGACAGACGAGCCCCGACTCCTGGGAGTCCGGGGGGACAGAGCGGTTCATCTCTGAGGAGAACGTCAGCAAGGTGGAGGACATCCTGGACACCTGGAGCAGCCATCTCAAG TCCAACGTGTTGACGGAGCTGAGGAGGTGGCGGATGGCCCTGGTGGAGCAGCACAAGCTGGagctgaggaaggagagggagcgctGTGGTGCGCGGTCGGCTGGCCTCAGCACGGAGCTCAGCAGCCTGAAGGAGCTGCTGCAGACCTACGAGACCTCCAACCAGAGGAAGGACGAG GTGATCAAGAATCTGAGCAAGGCGTTGGACAGACAGAAGGAAAAGATGGAGGCCATGAGGGCCTTCACCACCTGGAGGATTCAGCACAGCCAGGTCAAAGAGGAG GCGCATGCTTCTAAGCTGGCGCAGCAGCACTACCACCTGCAGCTGAAGAGGAAGGTGTGGCTGGGCTGGCACGGCCTCGTGCGGCGGCACTGGAAGGACCAGGTGGAGCGGGGGTGCCGCGCCCGGGCCGAGGAGGTGTGCGTGCGCCTGTCCGCCGACTACGAGGCCAGGATAGCGGAG CACTGCGACGCCGTAGAGGACGCCCAGGCCGAGATCCAGAAGCTGCGGGTGGAGCGCGACCGCTACGAAGAGTCCATGAAGAAGGCCTTCATGCGGGGCGTGTGTGCCCTCAACATGGAGGCCCTGACCATGTTCCAGCCCGGGGAGGGACGGCCGGAGCCCCCTgcagccaccgccgccgccacagcagcagcagcagcatcagcagcagcccaccaccatcacctccaccatcaccaca ATGCCCCGCCTCCCCAAGACGAGCTCGGCTCCAGCTCATCTGCTCAGCCGCACGACCGGCCCGCCTCCTCCGTCCGCTTCAGCCCCGTCCACCTcgacccccccgcccacccgTCCCACGCCGCCCACCCGTCCCACTGGGAGGCCGGGCTGATG CTGGGCTCCAGCGCCCCAGTCCCCGGACCAGAGGCGTCCACCACAGTGATCCACAGCTCCCTGCCGCTTGGGAGCCACGCAGGCGCCCTCAGACAG CAGGCCAGCGGCGGGCGGGTGGTCACCGCGGGGGTCGGCCACCAGAAGCCCTCCAAGACGGTGACGGCCCGCATCACGGCCCGCCAGGACTTCGGCCGGATCGGCCCCAGCAACCTCCACGTCATGTCCATGACTCCGCCCATGAGCTCTGTGATCATTGAGCGCCATCAGCCGGTCTCACAG ATCAACATCGGTCCGTCCGCGGCTGCTTCCAGgcaccccccctcagccctaCTGGGCTACAGCCTCCCCAACGTCAGGGCCCAGAGCTCATCCTCCAGGACCCACCCCAGCACCTGCCACGTGCACTCCGTGAAAGTGgtggactga
- the poc5 gene encoding centrosomal protein POC5 isoform X2: protein MSSDEGAATSPVLPKDSDRGSSVSSELQDEYEELLRFAVVTPKFEGPTSAHMQSWLSTSREAARPSHRMDDVKSQRQAGVIHDVAHDRRSRRVGKTTSSAQMADTHSQSSVCYVEELAAHSSGGTSAGPSDRSRAQAGRSRQTSPDSWESGGTERFISEENVSKVEDILDTWSSHLKSNVLTELRRWRMALVEQHKLELRKERERCGARSAGLSTELSSLKELLQTYETSNQRKDEVIKNLSKALDRQKEKMEAMRAFTTWRIQHSQVKEEAHASKLAQQHYHLQLKRKVWLGWHGLVRRHWKDQVERGCRARAEEVCVRLSADYEARIAEHCDAVEDAQAEIQKLRVERDRYEESMKKAFMRGVCALNMEALTMFQPGEGRPEPPAATAAATAAAAASAAAHHHHLHHHHNAPPPQDELGSSSSAQPHDRPASSVRFSPVHLDPPAHPSHAAHPSHWEAGLMLGSSAPVPGPEASTTVIHSSLPLGSHAGALRQASGGRVVTAGVGHQKPSKTVTARITARQDFGRIGPSNLHVMSMTPPMSSVIIERHQPVSQINIGPSAAASRHPPSALLGYSLPNVRAQSSSSRTHPSTCHVHSVKVVD from the exons ATGTCCTCAGACGAGGGGGCAGCAACCAGTCCAGTTCTGCCTAAGGACTCAGATCGGGGTAGCTCAGTGTCCTCCGAGCTACAG GACGAGTACGAGGAGCTTCTTCGCTTTGCTGTCGTCACGCCAAAGTTTGAAGGACCCACTTCTGCTCACATGCAGAGCTGGCTTAGCACCTCGAGAGAAGCTGCTAGACCATCGCATAGAATGGATGACGTGAAATCACAACGCCAAGCAG GGGTCATACATGACGTAGCACATGACCGACGTTCAAGGCGGGTGGGGAAAACAACATCCTCCGCCCAAATGGCGGACACCCACTCACAATCTAGTGTTTGTTATG TGGAGGAGCTTGCAGCCCACTCCTCTGGCGGGACCTCAGCTGGGCCCTCGGACAGGTCCCGGGCGCAGGCAGGAAGGTCCAGACAGACGAGCCCCGACTCCTGGGAGTCCGGGGGGACAGAGCGGTTCATCTCTGAGGAGAACGTCAGCAAGGTGGAGGACATCCTGGACACCTGGAGCAGCCATCTCAAG TCCAACGTGTTGACGGAGCTGAGGAGGTGGCGGATGGCCCTGGTGGAGCAGCACAAGCTGGagctgaggaaggagagggagcgctGTGGTGCGCGGTCGGCTGGCCTCAGCACGGAGCTCAGCAGCCTGAAGGAGCTGCTGCAGACCTACGAGACCTCCAACCAGAGGAAGGACGAG GTGATCAAGAATCTGAGCAAGGCGTTGGACAGACAGAAGGAAAAGATGGAGGCCATGAGGGCCTTCACCACCTGGAGGATTCAGCACAGCCAGGTCAAAGAGGAG GCGCATGCTTCTAAGCTGGCGCAGCAGCACTACCACCTGCAGCTGAAGAGGAAGGTGTGGCTGGGCTGGCACGGCCTCGTGCGGCGGCACTGGAAGGACCAGGTGGAGCGGGGGTGCCGCGCCCGGGCCGAGGAGGTGTGCGTGCGCCTGTCCGCCGACTACGAGGCCAGGATAGCGGAG CACTGCGACGCCGTAGAGGACGCCCAGGCCGAGATCCAGAAGCTGCGGGTGGAGCGCGACCGCTACGAAGAGTCCATGAAGAAGGCCTTCATGCGGGGCGTGTGTGCCCTCAACATGGAGGCCCTGACCATGTTCCAGCCCGGGGAGGGACGGCCGGAGCCCCCTgcagccaccgccgccgccacagcagcagcagcagcatcagcagcagcccaccaccatcacctccaccatcaccaca ATGCCCCGCCTCCCCAAGACGAGCTCGGCTCCAGCTCATCTGCTCAGCCGCACGACCGGCCCGCCTCCTCCGTCCGCTTCAGCCCCGTCCACCTcgacccccccgcccacccgTCCCACGCCGCCCACCCGTCCCACTGGGAGGCCGGGCTGATG CTGGGCTCCAGCGCCCCAGTCCCCGGACCAGAGGCGTCCACCACAGTGATCCACAGCTCCCTGCCGCTTGGGAGCCACGCAGGCGCCCTCAGACAG GCCAGCGGCGGGCGGGTGGTCACCGCGGGGGTCGGCCACCAGAAGCCCTCCAAGACGGTGACGGCCCGCATCACGGCCCGCCAGGACTTCGGCCGGATCGGCCCCAGCAACCTCCACGTCATGTCCATGACTCCGCCCATGAGCTCTGTGATCATTGAGCGCCATCAGCCGGTCTCACAG ATCAACATCGGTCCGTCCGCGGCTGCTTCCAGgcaccccccctcagccctaCTGGGCTACAGCCTCCCCAACGTCAGGGCCCAGAGCTCATCCTCCAGGACCCACCCCAGCACCTGCCACGTGCACTCCGTGAAAGTGgtggactga